In Hippoglossus hippoglossus isolate fHipHip1 chromosome 11, fHipHip1.pri, whole genome shotgun sequence, the sequence ctgacgccatctgtcaagcatggtggaggtcaTGTGATGGGGTGGGGCTGCtgtggtgctggtaaagtgggagatttgtacaaggtaaaagggattttaaataaggaaggctatcactccgttttgcaacgccatgccatcccctgtggacagcgcttgattggagccagttccctcctacaacaggacaatgacccaaagcacacctccacattatgcaGAACtctttagggaagaagcaggcagctggtctgctgtctgtaatggagtggccagcgcagtcaccagatctcaaccccattgagctgctgtgggagcagcttgaccgtatggtaccaggaagtgcccatcaagccaatcccacttgtgggaggggcttcaggaagtggggggtgacatttctacagattacctcaacgAAATAtcagctagaatgccaaaggtctgcgATGCtggaattgctgcaaatggagcattctttgacgaaagcaaagtttgaagaacaaaattaatatttcaaataaaaatcattatttctaaccttgtcaatgtcttgactatattttctaatcattttgcaactcatttgataaataaaagtgtgagttttcatggaaaacacgaaattgtctgggtgaccccaaacttttgaacggtagtgtatatactgtatataagtaCACAGATAACTCCTCATATACCATCATGTCAGTTATCTGTAGACATGATGGTATATGAGGACATGATGGTATATGAGGACATGATGGTATATGAGGACATGATGGTATATGAGGACATGATGGTATATGAGGACATGATGGTATATGGGGACATGATGGTATATGAGAACATGATGGTATATGAGGACATGATGGTATATGAGGAGTTATCTGTAGACATGATGGTATATGAGGAGTTATCTGTGGACATGATGGTATATGAGGAGTTATCTGAGGACATGATGGTATATGAGGAGTTATCTGTAGACATGATGGTATATGAGGAGTTATCTGTGGACATGATGGTATATGAGGAGTTATCTGAGGACATGATGGTATATGAGGAGTTATCTGAGGACATGATGGTATATGAGGAGTGAGGACATGATGGTATATGAGGAGTTATCTGTGGACATGATGGTATATGAGGAGTTATCTGAGGACATGTATATTTATCTAACCTCTCGGTGTGAAACTGTTCATGTCATTAGGGAAATTAAGTTTTCAGGTGTAACTGACGGTTGAGTTCAGATGCAGGTGGAGAAACTGAGAAGTTTCACTCTGAAGATCTTCACGTAGGAATCAATATTTAAACTGTGGCTGAGTTTCAGGGTCAAACTACTGGTTAGTGGGGACATCTGCTGGTTGACAAGTGTCACTGCAGATGTTTCACCTGAGGAGAACAGCAGCAGCGCAGCTACGTCACCACATCTGTTAACATGTGGGTCCTTGAGTTGTACCATCAAAAGTACCacgttgttattattattttcctatctattataataattaccattctagggtaaagaaaacaacagttcaaACAATTTAGATGAGacaaacatgtgaaaacatcactagtaTTATTTTACCTTCAGTTTCTACCAGaagatcctttcacctgaaaCTTacagactgaacctttaaatgtttcCAACCGTTCTTCATTATGatcagggcttttattttgaaacagagTTCCGGATGTGAGGGGGCGTCACTCTGTGGCTCTTGACTTTTGGTTCTGGTTTTAAACAGAGTGGCTGAAGTTTAGTTTCCTCACTGACTCCGGATCTCCTCTGGAtctcctctgcatctcctctgGATCTCCTCTGGATCTCCTCTGGATCTCCTCTGGATCTCCTCTGGATCTCCTCTGCTGGAGCTCAGGTGAGATGACGACCTCCCCCCCCGGCTCTGTGGCCTTTGACGGGATGTACACGCAGCTGATCGAGGCCGACGACCAGCAGCACTGCAAGACAGATGTGGAAGGTAAGAATCAGATCCAGATGTTCGCCTCCACCTCATGTTGAGCTTCTTCTCTCCGGTTTGACTCAATAACCTGGAACACAACTCCAGCTGCATTatgtctccttctctttcatttaCACCAAATATtaattagaattagaattaaCGTTTCGATGCAGAACTTTACAAAACTGCTCAACATGAATAAACAAGGTTCAGGACGTTTCAGGACTGAGTCAAATAAATCCAgataattgaaataaaacagaacttAATATGGAATAAACCATAAACAAAGAGGAGTAGAAGCAATAAAAggatgaaagtaaaaaacaaaggggggggggggggggggggggttacatcTATAAatcttttacctttttatatTCTTTGAACCAAAGAATATTCCCAGTTTCCTAAAGCCCAACTCAAGATCAACCAATCACACGAGAAGATGAAAAGCAGCAACTCTTTTTTATAATTGCTTGAAATAAGGTAAAATAATCTTTCATCAGTCCAGCCAGGGGAAACTTGTCCATAAATCCACACAGACAGCTGacagacaacaacaactactactactactactactactacaacaactactactactacaactactactactactactactactactactactactaataataataataataataataataatattaaatccTGAATCTGTGTATAACCTGGTGATTTCTGCCTCACATCCACACAAGTGAAAGTCATTTGTGCTTGGTTCGATAAGGTGCAGTTCACATTTCCCACGGCCCTGAATCTGTTCTGACACGTCTCAGATACAAGTCTGAACTTTTCCCTCGTAAACAAAAGGCTCCACAACTTAAGAAAATTAGTGTTGAATACTTTATACAGAGTTCTAGAAGCCATggaattgtatttttaaaattcaaaagcACAGTTAGAACTTTTCAGACCCACTCATCgtgatgtgaaaaatgtggaTATTAGGCAGATGTGTGATTGTCACTTTTATGATTGATTAGTGCGATGATCGTTTTTCTAATTAATCATTTGTCCTATGACATGTCATCGTTTCTAAAAGTGAACAAAATTACACAAGTAGAGAATATTCTGTTTACTTGGGAATGTTGAACTGAAGAAAGTCTCTCGGCTACAATGAGGTTTCTCTCACGTCTCAGGTTATGTGAGGACATCGTGTGAATCAATGAACGAGACtcatttgatgtatttttactttgtggattatttcttttactttaataaataaacgtcccccccccccccagtctccCAGGTCAGACTGACCCCCCGGCTGAGCGGCCCCGGGCCCTACCGCCTCGCCACCATGTGCCTGGCTACGCTCTGCGCCATcctgctgatctccatcataGCCGTGGCTGCACAGGGTGAGTAGACGTCAGGTGACAGTGACTGCGGGGGTGTGGTTCACAGCTTAGAGAGCAGATACAGAGTCCCAGTGTTCCAGCTCATGTTCCAGCTCTTCTGTTCTCCGACTGTCCACCTGCTCAGATGTGATGAATTCACAACTGCTGACTTTACACTTTCAGTCCAGAAAAGAGGATCTAGTGATTTGAGCGTTGCAACACATAACACATTTTATGGAATATTAGCCAAtactgtggctgtgtgtgacaTGCGTTTAGTACacatgcgtgcatgtgtgtgtgtgtgtgtgtgtgtgtgtgtgtgtgtgtatacttgtTATATTGAAAAAGCTGCGGAGTGCAGAAGCTGAAAAGCTGATTCTGCTTTTAATCAACTCGTTAACTAAACTGCTGCTAGTTGAGTCagaggctgttttcagacctgaactgaaccactgacgtgttcctgacgtgttcctgacatgttcctcacgtgttcctgacgtgttcctgacgtgttcctgacatgttcctcacgtgttcctcacgtgttcctgacatgatcctcacgtgttcctgacgtgttcctgacatgttcctcacgtgttcctgacgtgttcctgacatgttcctcatgtgttcctgacgtgttcctgacatgttcctcacgtgttcctgacatgttcctgacatgttcctcacgtgttcctcacgtgttcctgacgtgttcctgacatgttcctcacgtgttcctgacatgttcctcacgtgttcctgacatgttcctgatgtgttcctcacatgttcctgacatgttcctgacatgatcctcacgtgttcctgacatgttcctgacatgttctagaggttctgtctgtgagaacaaatgcCTGAGTCggtgtctctggacattttctggaggtttctaacacgtgacggacgtgaaactggaagaacacaaatatctcaggatgaagaagaggagccgtacacgtagaagacgaagatgtccacttggaaacacgaggaggttccagatcttctggtgatgagggccgacgccggtgtggatgagctgtaaacaacaacactgatctttccacagcagagtttatacgtcatgtccggcctcctgctgctctacaggctccgcccctgctgctctacaggctccgcccctgctgctctacaggctccgcccctcgcctggatgttcccacatgttcctgttggtgtgaacgagtcggagccgacaacctgctgctgtttagTGTATCTGACATTGGGTTAGAGTGAGTCAACAGAGGCGACGAGGTTAAAAACTGCTAAAAGATTTTAAACGTCATATTTGGGCTGTAGATGAATTCACTCTCTTTTTACTGGTCCATGGTTCCACAGATAAAAGCAAACCtcagggaggaggtgaagtcGCCTCAGAGACACAGAAGCAGATGCAGGATGTGAACGTGACGGATGTGAACGTGACGGCTCTGACCGCCGCCAACAtcgctctgctgcaggagaagaagcagcagaagaagcagattGACGAGCTGCTGGTCAAACTGGCCACCTTGATGGCCACTACGGGTACAAACCTTTTTAAATGGACGTGTATTTGACTTAGAGATCGGATGATTCTTACAGACAAGTTTTCTAGTTTAATCAATTAATGAAAAATGACGATATAAGTAATCAATTATTTCAGATTCATGGTACTGGTTGGTTCGTCGTTGCCTGGAGACGTCATGAAACTGTCGGGGGCCATTTAATACGGACATGTACTGATATCCTggaaaataattcatatttgaCACATTAAAGTGTGTTTACGTCTGTGTCCTTCTTCAGCTCCTGAGGTGATCAAACCGACGGAGGCGGCGCCGGCCGAGATCGTCTGCCCCGTGGAGTGGCATCTCTTCAACAACAGCTGTTACCTCATCTCCAGACTGTTCAGGGATTGGGCGGAGAGTCAGTCGTACTGCCAGAGCCAAGGCGCTCACCTGGCCATCATCCACTCGGCCGAGGAGCAGGTACGTCacaacacatcagctgctgctaGAACGGAGACGTTAATCAGTGATGAACGTGTCGAATACGCTTTTTCCTTCTCAGACGTTTCTGTGGGATCTCCTTCCCAGAGGCCACTGGAACGCCTTCTGGTTCGGGATCACTGACGAGCACACAGAGGATCAGTGGAAATGGGTGGACGGAACTCCGCTGGTCGGAGGGTAGGTTCATGGATTCAGTGAGGAGCCTCCACCACGAGAAGCTGCTCAGCACTCTTCATCTGTAGTGAAACGTTGTGTCACCTGTTGTGATGCTTCCGGTTGAATCCGAGGCTCTTGTGTATCTTTCTAACTCCTGTCAGCAGTGAAATCATCAACTACTTTTCTCACAGTCTCCTCTTTCCAACGTGCTGCTGGGGCGCCTTGTTGCATTAGTCCAAAGAACTTTGAActttgtggatttctctgaaTTTCTGTTTCTGAGTTTTATCTCGAGGTGAATCCTCTGAGGTTCTGGCCTTGACACAGAAACATCCCAA encodes:
- the LOC117771058 gene encoding CD209 antigen-like protein C; its protein translation is MTTSPPGSVAFDGMYTQLIEADDQQHCKTDVEVSQVRLTPRLSGPGPYRLATMCLATLCAILLISIIAVAAQDKSKPQGGGEVASETQKQMQDVNVTDVNVTALTAANIALLQEKKQQKKQIDELLVKLATLMATTAPEVIKPTEAAPAEIVCPVEWHLFNNSCYLISRLFRDWAESQSYCQSQGAHLAIIHSAEEQTFLWDLLPRGHWNAFWFGITDEHTEDQWKWVDGTPLVGGFWEVGEPNNHIDEDCGYMIKTRVLERVAIRSWYDAPCHMDLPYICEKEMGAGVSTAIPH